The Deltaproteobacteria bacterium region CCACTCGTGGTTCACCTACCTGCCGGGAGAACCCGACCGCCGCCGCGTCGATCAGGAGCCCAACGTCACCGTGGCGCCGGTGCTGCTCGACTTCCTGGAGCGCACGCTGGCATCCCGCGGTTAGAACCCCAGTTCCGAGTCAGGGTGCGGGCCTCGCTCAGACCAGCCGTTTCTCCAGAAAAACGCTGAGCGGGTCCTCTCGATAGTCCCCGAAAGGAGGAATACGCACGTATCCGGAATGTTCGTAGAGGGCGAGCGCCTCGGGTTGACGGACGCCAGTCTCCAATCGCGCGAGGTCGATGCCGTGGGTGAGGAGATCGGTTTCGAGCGCCTCCATCATCGCCCGACCAACGCCACGGCGGCGGGCGGCCGGATCGACGAATACGCGCTTGATCTCACCGTAGCCCCCAGGCATGCGCTTCACGGCCCCGCATCCAACCGCTTCACCGCCGACAAAGGCGGCGAGGAAGGTCACGTCCGACCCTTCCAACACCTCGATCGGA contains the following coding sequences:
- a CDS encoding GNAT family N-acetyltransferase, translated to MPGEDGVAVEIRPLAPADPAVRRLIGELDRLQTSLYPAESNHLDPIEVLEGSDVTFLAAFVGGEAVGCGAVKRMPGGYGEIKRVFVDPAARRRGVGRAMMEALETDLLTHGIDLARLETGVRQPEALALYEHSGYVRIPPFGDYREDPLSVFLEKRLV